From the genome of Lotus japonicus ecotype B-129 chromosome 6, LjGifu_v1.2, one region includes:
- the LOC130722273 gene encoding uncharacterized protein LOC130722273 — MTGIAKEEESGSPSWGASFFTQTTEDVAKAVAAAMNSERPSVIYSSKTDHGGSQLQRLQSQVTKLIKGFSGTSEVKYANYNPEILTSQKRQWAANFHLQYMDHKSWKEPSRLFESMVVVGLHPNCDIQALQRQYIDRKSEGSGKLRSALGYHNQSRVEPNLEPQVLFAYPPDKQLPLKDKDLFSFCFPGGLEVNAVERTPSMSELNEILFGQEHLKQRDLSFVFRLQGADNSTLYGCCVLVDELVQKPSGLLSLILDKQSSHSSLRRHIITTKRCYCILSRLPFFELHFGVLNSIFMQERLEWLTSSVEDLNLEIVEGSYDEENSGENSECVLMNDRPTEDRDDDNPTISQSKLGSSLPENIEGDSSHLEKQMVNEELHTFKEGVNNDTVVPIDPEPDIKTAKEESGCKNAEDSDLCRDAFVTNKQSEDRRLPNAILPLLRYCQYESSESSCSIQGSPCEDRNFRSDADDTETEEASISGQEDLNDLHDILEWAKANNCGPLQIISEYYRLSVPARGSALTFRPLEHLHHLEYHRPAETVLHLAGSTVDLKSCSTRLEFAEAHISLLAEEEATSLSIWAVACMCGTLRLENVLTLFAGALLEKQIVIVCSNLGILSASVLSVIPLIRPYQWQSLLMPVLPNDMLEFLDAPVPYIVGIRNKTNEIQSKLTNVILVDANKNQVKSPTVPQLPRQKELISSLRPYHATLVGESYLGRRRPVYECTEVQTEAAKGFLSVLRSYLDSLCGNIRSHTITNVQSNDDKVSLLLKESYIDSFPYRDRAFMKLFVDTQLFSVHTDLVLSFFQKE, encoded by the exons ATGACTGGAATTGCAAAGGAGGAAGAGTCAGGGAGTCCTAGTTGGGGTGCTTCTTTTTTTACACAGACAACAGAGGATGTAGCTAAAGCTGTCGCTGCTGCTATGAATTCTGAAAGGCCATCTGTGATATATTCATCTAAAACTGATCATGGGGGTAGTCAGCTTCAAAGGCTGCAGAGTCAAGTTACTAAATTGATAAAAGGATTTTCTGGCACTTCTGAAGTTAAATATGCAAATTACAATCCAGAAATCCTGACAAGTCAGAAGCGTCAATGGGCTGCCAACTTTCATTTGCAGTACATG GATCATAAGTCTTGGAAGGAGCCATCAAGGCTGTTTGAAAGCATGGTGGTTGTTGGACTTCATCCTAATTGTGATATTCAGGCACTGCAAAGACAATATATTGATAGAAAGTCTGAAGGCTCTGGTAAATTGAGAAGTGCACTTGGTTACCATAATCAATCCCGTGTAGAGCCTAATCTTGAACCTCAG GTCTTATTTGCTTACCCTCCAGACAAGCAGCTGCCTCTTAAAGATAAGGATCTTTTTTCTTTCTGCTTCCCTGGAGGCCTGGAG GTTAATGCTGTGGAGAGAACCCCTTCCATGAGCGAGTTGAATGAAATTCTTTTTGGGCAG GAACACCTTAAACAAAGGGATCTGTCTTTTGTATTTAGGTTACAG GGTGCTGATAATTCAACACTTTACGGATGCTGTGTCCTAGTTGATGAGCTAGTGCAAAAACCATCCGGATTGCTCTCCCTGATTTTGGACAAGCAGTCATCTCACTCTTCATTGAGACGCCATATAATAACCACAAAGAGATGTTACTGCATTCTTTCAAGGCTCCCATTTTTTGAATTGCACTTTGGTGTATTGAACAG CATCTTCATGCAAGAAAGGTTAGAGTGGTTGACAAGCAGTGTTGAAGATTTAAATTTAGAAATTGTTGAAGGTAGTTATGATGAAGAAAATTCAGGGGAAAATTCAGAGTGTGTGTTGATGAATGATAGACCAACAGAAGACAGAGATGACGATAATCCAACAATTTCTCAATCAAAGCTAGGAAGTTCCCTACCCGAAAACATTGAAGGTGATAGTAGTCATCTAGAGAAACAAATGGTTAATGAGGAGCTGCATACATTTAAGGAGGGAGTCAATAATGACACTGTTGTCCCAATTGATCCTGAACCTGATATAAAAACTGCCAAAGAAGAATCTGGCTGTAAAAATGCTGAAGATAGTGATCTGTGTCGAGATGCTTTTGTTACAAACAAACAGTCAGAAGATAGGCGCTTACCAAATGCTATTTTGCCACTCTTGCGCTATTGCCAGTATGAAAGCTCTGAATCTTCCTGCAG TATTCAAGGTTCACCTTGTGAAGACAGGAACTTTAGGAGTGATGCTGATGATACCGAGACAGAAGAGGCTTCAATCTCGGGCCAAGAGGATTTAAATGACCTACATGATATTCTTGAATGGGCTAAG GCAAATAACTGTGGACCGTTACAGATTATAAGCGAGTATTATCGTTTAAGTGTTCCTGCAAGGGGCTCAGCACTTACCTTCCGTCCTTTGGAGCACCTTCATCACCTGGAATATCACAGACCAGCTGAGACAGTTCTTCATCTTGCTGGTTCAACTGTTGATTTGAAATCTTGCAGTACGCGTCTTGAATTTGCTGAG GCACATATCTCCCTTCTGGCTGAGGAGGAGGCAACTTCATTATCTATATGGGCTGTAGCGTGCATGTGTGGTACCTTGAGGCTTGAAAAT GTTTTAACATTGTTTGCAGGAGCTCTACTGGAGAAGCAGATAGTGATTGTCTGTTCTAATTTG GGAATCCTGTCTGCTTCAGTTTTATCAGTTATTCCACTAATCCGGCCCTACCAATGGCAAAGCCTGCTTATGCCG GTTTTACCAAATGACATGCTTGAGTTTCTGGATGCTCCTGTCCCTTACATA GTTGGTATCAGGAACAAGACCAATGAAATTCAGTCAAAGTTAACCAATGTTATTTTGGTTGATGCCAATAAAAATCAG GTGAAGTCACCAACGGTACCTCAACTGCCAAGACAGAAAGAGCTAATCTCTTCTTTACGTCCTTATCATGCAACTCTTGTGGGAGAAAGTTACTTGGGTAGGAGAAGACCGGTGTACGAATGCACGGAAGTGCAG ACAGAAGCTGCCAAAGGGTTCTTATCGGTGTTAAGGTCTTATTTGGATTCCCTTTGCGGTAACATCCGTTCTCATACGATAACCAATGTACAATCCAATGACGATAAG GTATCCTTGCTTTTGAAGGAGAGTTACATTGACTCATTCCCTTATCGTGATCGGGCTTTCATGAAG CTTTTTGTGGATACACAGCTCTTCTCTGTGCACACAGATCTTGTTCTCTCATTCTTCCAAAAGGAATAG